One region of Mycolicibacterium rhodesiae NBB3 genomic DNA includes:
- the mdo gene encoding NDMA-dependent methanol dehydrogenase (This methanol dehydrogenase is considered a nicotinoprotein, since its NADP cofactor remains is not dissociable, but instead remains permanently bound. A member of this family has been shown to act as a formaldehyde dismutase, able to convert two molecules of formaldehyde (plus one water molecule) into one of methanol and one of formate, with no net change in its redox state. More recently, it was shown in Mycobacterium smegmatis that this enzyme is critical to ethanol utilization, for which the biosynthesis of the cofactor-like electron carrier mycofactocin is also required.), protein MQVDELLKPFPIKEFHPFPRALMGPGAHELIGPEALKLGFKKTLVMTSGLRGSDIVHKIVESMKYHGLEVVVYDKVESNPKDYNVMDSVELYQSNGCDSFVSIGGGSSHDACKGARISVAHDGRSVNEFEGFNKSENPKNPPHIAVSTTAGTGSETSWAYVITDTTTDPSKPHKYVAFDDASVTTLAVDDPVLYFDCPVDYTAQCGFDVLAHASEPYVSRLNFAPSLGNALYAIKLTAQNLRQATWNPQDLAGREGMMYAQYIAAQAFNSGGLGIIHSISHAVSAFYDTHHGLNNAIALPRVWAFNMPVMYRRFADIAEAMGVDTAGLTEVQAADQALAASIRLLRDVGIPEKFTDVTQDSYSKNRLGQGPTKFYESRRTIKGDKGDVDDITNHVLGDACTPGNPKECTFETVRPVVDHCLNGDLDDLLG, encoded by the coding sequence ATGCAGGTAGACGAACTTCTCAAGCCCTTCCCTATCAAGGAATTCCATCCGTTTCCTCGGGCCTTGATGGGGCCGGGGGCCCATGAACTCATCGGACCCGAGGCACTCAAGCTCGGGTTCAAGAAGACGCTGGTGATGACCAGCGGCCTTCGAGGCTCCGACATTGTGCACAAGATCGTCGAATCCATGAAGTATCACGGCCTCGAAGTGGTGGTGTACGACAAGGTCGAGTCGAACCCCAAAGACTACAACGTGATGGATTCGGTCGAGCTGTATCAGTCTAACGGCTGCGACAGCTTCGTCTCCATCGGCGGCGGGTCCTCCCACGACGCCTGCAAGGGGGCGCGCATCTCGGTGGCCCACGACGGGCGCAGCGTCAACGAGTTCGAAGGGTTCAACAAGTCGGAGAACCCGAAGAACCCGCCGCACATCGCGGTGTCCACCACGGCGGGCACCGGCTCGGAGACCTCATGGGCCTATGTCATCACCGACACCACCACCGATCCGAGCAAGCCGCACAAGTACGTCGCGTTCGACGACGCATCGGTGACGACGCTGGCCGTCGATGACCCGGTGCTCTACTTCGACTGCCCCGTCGACTACACCGCGCAATGCGGCTTCGACGTGCTGGCGCACGCGTCGGAACCCTACGTGTCGCGGCTGAACTTCGCCCCGTCGCTGGGCAATGCGCTGTATGCGATCAAGCTGACCGCGCAGAACCTGCGGCAGGCGACATGGAACCCGCAGGACCTCGCTGGACGCGAGGGCATGATGTACGCGCAGTACATCGCAGCCCAGGCGTTCAACTCCGGCGGGCTGGGCATCATCCACTCGATCTCTCACGCGGTGAGCGCGTTCTACGACACCCATCACGGACTGAACAACGCCATTGCCCTGCCGCGTGTCTGGGCGTTCAACATGCCGGTGATGTACCGGCGGTTCGCCGACATCGCCGAGGCGATGGGCGTAGACACCGCCGGTTTGACAGAGGTTCAAGCGGCCGACCAGGCACTGGCTGCCAGCATTAGACTGTTGAGAGACGTCGGGATCCCGGAAAAGTTCACCGACGTGACCCAAGACAGCTACAGCAAGAACAGGCTTGGCCAGGGCCCGACGAAGTTCTACGAATCGCGGCGTACCATCAAGGGTGACAAGGGGGACGTCGACGACATCACCAACCACGTCCTCGGAGATGCCTGCACGCCGGGCAATCCCAAGGAGTGCACGTTCGAGACGGTGCGACCGGTGGTTGACCACTGCCTCAACGGGGACCTCGACGACCTTCTCGGCTAA
- a CDS encoding sigma-54-dependent Fis family transcriptional regulator encodes MPVAAATPPSARPDIVMSWRRSTLSGLEPTMSPQIDLTLDLDDDSRLLRSATPVLEELGQEIAGAGLCLVLADRDGRIVRSVIDDSLFARRVEDLGIVTGARFAEDAVGTTSLGTPLEVRRGVVVNGPEHFLEQLRRLSCYGSPIVHPATGRVEGILDMTVEHERADPLFIPFVDRAVRQIEHRLLDGSKVSQQRLVAAFQNALSPPHAALAAIGMDMLLHDNVAANLLSSTDYVLLREIAAELRPGERRMINIELACGEPAQVAAESIPASEGGAIFVVVPLLPNAAPIPRGRHVSAAQSRLSIEISEVARIGEPVAVCGEPGSGRSTVAHEIAGTAAACLDVSDITQMGEAHWMRRLTEAASTASAIVVEHIDSLPESMIPALTRLVETNSRPRLILTSRPLEDLPLTVAALVGRCPGRIDIPPLRRRRLELGAIARRMLSKLEGAWELTPNALAALSAAEWSGNLSELACVLRTASQTATGGRIDMRDLPTRYQHTGRIAHLAGRERAERQAIIDALANAAGNKVHAARELGISRSTLYARMKALSIPA; translated from the coding sequence GTGCCCGTTGCTGCAGCGACGCCACCGTCGGCGCGCCCGGATATCGTGATGTCATGGCGGCGGTCCACGCTGAGCGGTCTCGAACCGACCATGTCGCCACAGATCGACTTGACCCTCGACTTGGACGACGATTCTCGGCTGCTGCGGTCGGCGACCCCGGTTCTCGAAGAACTCGGACAAGAGATTGCCGGCGCCGGGTTATGTCTAGTGCTCGCCGATCGCGACGGCCGCATCGTGCGAAGCGTTATCGACGACTCATTGTTCGCGCGGCGCGTCGAAGACCTCGGAATCGTCACCGGGGCCCGGTTCGCTGAAGACGCCGTCGGGACGACATCGCTGGGGACACCGCTCGAGGTCCGCCGCGGCGTGGTCGTCAACGGCCCCGAGCACTTCCTCGAGCAGCTTCGCCGGCTCAGTTGCTACGGGTCGCCCATTGTTCATCCCGCAACAGGCAGGGTCGAAGGCATTCTCGACATGACCGTCGAGCACGAACGAGCCGATCCGCTGTTCATTCCCTTCGTTGACCGTGCGGTACGCCAGATCGAACACCGGCTGCTCGACGGATCGAAAGTATCTCAACAGCGCCTCGTAGCCGCATTCCAGAACGCCCTGTCGCCGCCACATGCGGCGTTGGCCGCCATCGGAATGGACATGCTGCTGCACGACAACGTGGCCGCAAACCTGCTGAGCTCAACTGATTATGTGCTGTTGCGGGAGATCGCTGCTGAGCTGCGCCCGGGCGAGCGGCGGATGATCAACATCGAATTGGCCTGCGGCGAACCGGCGCAGGTCGCAGCCGAGTCGATTCCGGCCAGCGAAGGCGGCGCAATCTTTGTCGTTGTACCCCTGCTGCCAAACGCGGCTCCCATCCCGCGCGGGCGGCACGTAAGTGCGGCACAGTCGCGCCTGAGCATCGAGATCAGCGAGGTTGCCCGGATCGGCGAGCCGGTGGCAGTGTGCGGAGAGCCGGGCTCGGGCCGCAGCACGGTCGCTCACGAAATCGCCGGCACGGCAGCTGCGTGCCTGGATGTCTCGGACATAACTCAGATGGGTGAGGCCCACTGGATGAGGCGGTTGACCGAGGCGGCAAGCACGGCATCGGCAATCGTGGTGGAGCACATTGACTCATTGCCTGAATCAATGATCCCCGCGTTGACACGGCTCGTCGAGACTAACAGCCGACCGCGTCTCATCCTGACAAGCCGACCGCTCGAAGACCTCCCACTCACCGTGGCGGCACTGGTCGGCCGCTGCCCGGGGCGCATCGACATTCCTCCCCTTCGTCGGCGCCGGCTAGAGCTTGGCGCGATCGCACGCCGGATGCTGTCGAAACTCGAGGGCGCTTGGGAACTGACACCCAACGCGCTCGCGGCCCTCTCAGCGGCCGAGTGGTCGGGCAATTTGAGTGAATTGGCGTGTGTGCTGCGCACGGCTTCGCAGACAGCGACGGGCGGCAGGATTGACATGCGCGACCTGCCTACCCGGTATCAGCACACCGGTCGGATTGCCCACCTCGCCGGACGCGAACGCGCCGAGCGGCAGGCGATCATCGACGCGCTTGCCAACGCCGCGGGCAACAAGGTGCACGCGGCACGCGAATTGGGGATCAGCCGCAGCACCTTGTACGCGCGGATGAAGGCGCTCAGCATCCCGGCTTGA
- a CDS encoding aldehyde dehydrogenase family protein — protein sequence MTVIAAATPVLPAVHEFLARTASLLIDGEWVQAASGRTFGTVDPATGNTLTEVAHGEAVDIDSAVRAARKAFDTGPWPSMKPNERERLLWRVGDVLSERAEEFGQLESLDNGKSAAIATAVDVAWSADVFRYYAGWATKIEGSTINVSMPFAPGGRFHAYTLREPVGVCGLIVPWNFPLLMAAWKLAPALAAGNTVILKPAEQTPLTALLLGEVFQEAGFPPGVVNIVTGFGDAGAALSGHHDVDKIAFTGSTEVGKKIVDAAKGNLKKVSLELGGKSANVVFADADFDSAVAGSVTAWMFNHGQCCVAGTRLLVDERIFDDFTAAVAETASKVKIGPGLDPTTELGPLISQDQFDKVDRYLREGLADGARALTGGKRWGDSGFFIEPTVFVDVKPEFSIVREEIFGPVVAAMPFDGESGAVAAANDSIYGLAAGIWTKDISKAHRTAQQLKAGSVWINQYNGFDTAMPFGGYKQSGWGRELGQSAIDLYTQIKAVNVAL from the coding sequence ATGACCGTAATTGCCGCCGCGACGCCGGTGCTTCCCGCGGTCCACGAGTTCCTGGCGCGTACCGCCAGCTTATTGATCGACGGCGAGTGGGTCCAGGCGGCCTCAGGCCGTACTTTCGGGACCGTCGACCCCGCCACCGGCAACACGCTGACCGAGGTGGCCCACGGCGAAGCCGTCGACATCGACAGCGCCGTGCGAGCGGCTCGGAAGGCATTCGACACCGGTCCCTGGCCGTCCATGAAGCCCAACGAGCGCGAGCGCCTGCTCTGGCGCGTGGGCGATGTCCTGTCTGAGCGCGCCGAGGAGTTCGGCCAGCTCGAATCGCTCGACAACGGAAAGTCCGCCGCCATCGCTACCGCAGTCGACGTCGCGTGGTCCGCCGATGTCTTTCGCTACTACGCCGGATGGGCCACCAAGATCGAGGGCTCGACGATCAACGTGTCAATGCCGTTCGCGCCCGGCGGACGGTTTCATGCCTACACCCTGCGCGAGCCGGTCGGGGTCTGCGGCCTGATCGTGCCGTGGAACTTCCCCTTGTTGATGGCGGCCTGGAAGTTGGCGCCCGCCCTGGCGGCAGGCAACACCGTGATCCTGAAGCCCGCCGAGCAGACGCCGCTGACGGCGCTGCTGCTCGGCGAAGTGTTCCAGGAGGCCGGCTTCCCGCCCGGCGTGGTGAACATCGTCACGGGGTTCGGCGATGCCGGCGCGGCGCTGTCGGGCCACCACGACGTGGACAAGATCGCGTTCACCGGGTCGACAGAGGTCGGCAAGAAGATTGTCGATGCCGCCAAGGGCAACCTGAAAAAGGTGTCGCTGGAGCTGGGCGGCAAGAGCGCGAACGTGGTGTTCGCCGACGCCGACTTCGACTCGGCTGTGGCAGGCTCGGTCACCGCCTGGATGTTCAACCACGGGCAGTGCTGCGTGGCCGGAACCAGGCTGCTCGTCGACGAGCGCATCTTCGACGACTTCACCGCGGCCGTGGCCGAGACCGCCAGCAAGGTCAAGATCGGGCCCGGACTGGACCCCACGACCGAACTCGGACCGCTGATCTCACAGGACCAGTTCGACAAGGTCGACCGCTACCTGCGGGAAGGCCTGGCCGACGGCGCCCGGGCGTTGACCGGCGGCAAGCGCTGGGGTGATTCCGGCTTTTTCATCGAGCCGACGGTGTTCGTCGACGTCAAGCCCGAATTCAGCATCGTCCGGGAGGAAATCTTCGGCCCCGTCGTGGCTGCGATGCCGTTCGACGGCGAGAGCGGTGCCGTGGCCGCGGCCAATGACAGCATCTACGGCCTTGCGGCCGGCATCTGGACCAAGGACATCTCCAAGGCGCACCGCACGGCACAGCAGCTCAAGGCGGGCTCGGTATGGATCAACCAGTACAACGGGTTCGACACCGCGATGCCGTTCGGCGGCTACAAGCAATCCGGGTGGGGCCGCGAACTCGGCCAGTCGGCAATCGACCTGTACACCCAGATCAAAGCGGTCAATGTCGCCCTATAA
- a CDS encoding AMP-binding protein, translating into MRIPLTTNTFLDRAERIYGDRTGAIDEPSAPDNLGQLTYRQLATRGRAVQAGLDRLDVPEGGRVAVVSHNSARLLELLLAVPSSGRILVPINFRLQPNEVSYIVDDCEADVLLVDPELDGPLAQVSAPHRLVLGGESDDVLLDFASEPQPWSHPDEDTIATLNYTSGTTGKPKGVCLTHRNIWINGLTFGLHMQVSDHDVLMHVLPMFHCNGWGMPYVATGLGVEQVVLRKVDGAEILRRVDAHGVTLMCGAPTVWNIVLDAARDWQGAIPGRDRLRIVCAGAPPPSLTIARIERELGWEFNQIYGLTETAPLVTVNRPRRDYDGLELGDRAKKLSRAGVPSLGTSVRIDEEGEVLVASNHVMAEYWNKKEETDAAIKSGWFHTGDGGVLGSDGYLTITDRKKDVIISGGENVSSIEVEDVLVGHPAIADAAVIATPDDKWGELVTAIVVPRDGQTLTEGEVIDFAKSKLAHYKAPKKVIFRSDIPYTATGKKQKFKLRAPYWTGERQVN; encoded by the coding sequence ATGCGTATCCCGTTGACCACCAATACATTCCTCGACCGGGCGGAGCGCATCTACGGCGACCGCACCGGGGCGATCGACGAGCCGTCGGCGCCGGACAATCTGGGCCAGTTGACGTACCGGCAGCTAGCGACCCGCGGTAGGGCCGTGCAGGCGGGCCTCGACCGCCTTGATGTGCCGGAGGGCGGACGAGTCGCCGTGGTCAGCCACAACTCTGCGCGTCTGCTCGAGCTACTCCTCGCCGTGCCGTCGTCCGGTCGCATCCTGGTGCCGATCAACTTCCGGCTGCAGCCCAATGAGGTGTCCTACATCGTTGACGACTGCGAAGCCGACGTGCTGCTGGTGGACCCGGAACTCGACGGTCCGCTCGCGCAGGTGTCGGCCCCGCACCGGCTGGTTCTCGGAGGCGAGTCCGACGACGTCCTGCTCGACTTCGCCAGCGAACCACAACCGTGGTCACATCCCGACGAGGACACCATCGCGACGCTGAACTACACCAGCGGGACCACCGGCAAGCCCAAGGGCGTGTGCCTGACGCACCGCAACATCTGGATCAACGGCCTCACGTTCGGCCTGCACATGCAGGTCTCCGATCACGATGTGCTGATGCACGTGCTGCCGATGTTCCACTGCAACGGCTGGGGCATGCCTTATGTCGCAACGGGATTGGGCGTCGAACAGGTGGTGCTTCGCAAGGTGGACGGGGCGGAGATCCTGCGGCGCGTCGACGCTCACGGAGTCACGTTGATGTGCGGTGCGCCGACGGTGTGGAACATCGTGCTCGACGCCGCGCGGGACTGGCAGGGCGCCATCCCGGGGCGTGACCGGCTCCGCATCGTCTGCGCCGGCGCGCCGCCGCCGTCGCTAACCATCGCGCGGATAGAACGCGAACTCGGCTGGGAGTTCAACCAGATCTACGGCCTCACCGAGACGGCGCCGCTCGTGACCGTCAACCGTCCACGCCGCGATTACGACGGGCTGGAGCTGGGCGACCGGGCCAAGAAGCTGAGCCGGGCCGGCGTGCCCTCCCTGGGCACCTCGGTGCGCATCGACGAGGAGGGTGAGGTCCTGGTGGCGTCCAACCACGTCATGGCCGAGTACTGGAACAAAAAGGAAGAGACCGACGCGGCCATCAAGTCCGGGTGGTTTCACACCGGTGACGGCGGAGTCCTCGGGTCCGACGGGTATCTGACGATCACGGACCGGAAGAAGGACGTGATCATCTCCGGCGGTGAGAATGTCAGCTCGATCGAGGTCGAAGACGTACTCGTCGGCCATCCCGCCATCGCCGACGCGGCCGTCATCGCGACTCCCGATGACAAGTGGGGCGAACTGGTGACCGCGATCGTCGTGCCCCGGGACGGGCAGACCCTCACAGAGGGTGAAGTCATCGATTTTGCGAAAAGCAAGCTGGCGCATTACAAGGCGCCGAAGAAGGTGATCTTCCGTTCTGACATCCCGTACACCGCCACCGGCAAGAAGCAGAAGTTCAAGCTGCGCGCACCGTATTGGACCGGTGAACGGCAAGTCAATTGA
- a CDS encoding GAF domain-containing protein: MKREWKDAVPDGGVSGGVAAVFSNREAVRPEIADSWERSLRSVDPSRGCAPTHTECAADLWNASPLRRPIDELADDLQQIADAGFVVGVTDEWGTLLWICGGRVMRRRAERVNFAPGARWSESAVGTNALALALHNRRPTAVFSSEHLVDTLHDWVCYSSPIRSPHGKTLGALDFSTTCKLANPLAMATVRAMAALVETRVRELQPASIARDSVAKVALRCLSRTEVTVDDAPVQVSPRQAEILALLTLRPDGYTPAELSLALYGDRPVSMSTLKSEVSRLRRMMGGGIAAHRYMLTAPVGCDAVEVLRRLSAGDTVAAAKQYRGPLLPHSEAPGVVDWRHRLEVAIREAALQSNDPDVAMILGERIDDDLELHEHALNLLGPNDSRTPLVAGRLSVSRRNMA, encoded by the coding sequence TTGAAGCGTGAGTGGAAGGACGCGGTTCCGGACGGCGGCGTGAGCGGGGGAGTGGCTGCAGTCTTTTCTAACCGCGAGGCTGTCCGACCGGAGATCGCCGACTCGTGGGAGCGATCGCTGAGATCGGTTGACCCCTCGCGCGGTTGCGCGCCGACCCATACCGAGTGCGCAGCAGACCTGTGGAACGCCTCACCGCTGCGGCGACCGATCGACGAGCTGGCTGATGACCTGCAGCAGATTGCCGATGCGGGATTTGTCGTCGGCGTCACTGATGAGTGGGGTACTTTGCTTTGGATCTGCGGCGGCCGGGTGATGCGGCGGCGCGCCGAACGCGTGAACTTCGCGCCGGGGGCACGGTGGAGTGAATCGGCCGTCGGCACCAACGCGCTGGCTTTGGCTCTGCATAATCGGCGCCCCACCGCCGTGTTCTCCAGTGAGCACCTGGTGGACACACTGCACGATTGGGTGTGTTACAGCTCGCCGATTCGCAGTCCCCACGGCAAAACCCTTGGCGCATTAGATTTCTCCACGACTTGCAAGCTGGCCAACCCTCTCGCGATGGCGACAGTGCGGGCGATGGCCGCGTTAGTCGAAACGCGCGTACGCGAACTGCAACCAGCCAGCATCGCGCGGGACTCGGTTGCGAAGGTCGCGCTTCGCTGCTTGAGCCGTACCGAAGTCACCGTCGATGACGCGCCCGTTCAAGTCAGCCCGAGGCAGGCAGAAATCTTGGCGCTGTTGACCCTTCGTCCCGACGGCTACACTCCCGCAGAGCTAAGCCTCGCGCTCTACGGCGACCGCCCGGTTTCGATGTCGACGCTCAAATCCGAAGTGTCGCGCCTGCGCCGAATGATGGGCGGCGGGATCGCGGCCCATCGCTACATGCTTACCGCGCCCGTGGGCTGCGACGCGGTCGAGGTGCTGCGGCGTCTATCGGCCGGCGACACCGTAGCCGCGGCGAAGCAGTATCGCGGACCGCTATTGCCCCACTCGGAGGCCCCCGGTGTCGTGGACTGGCGACACCGGCTGGAAGTCGCGATCCGGGAAGCGGCGCTGCAGAGCAATGACCCGGACGTGGCGATGATCCTTGGTGAACGGATCGACGACGATCTCGAGCTCCACGAACATGCTCTAAATCTCCTGGGGCCCAATGATAGTCGCACGCCGCTAGTTGCCGGACGTCTGTCCGTATCACGGCGGAACATGGCGTGA
- the sigC gene encoding RNA polymerase sigma factor SigC translates to MKGNADFAGIDRGGDEFCREDDAVTRLALSAGRGDPDALEQFVRSTRRDVWRLMAYLADVGSADDLTQETFLRAIGSLPRFAGRSSARTWLLSIARRVVVDQIRRDRCRPRATATDLHNVVELDRFQGQRRAGAQFEEVVEIRMLLDRLDTDRRQALLLTQVFGLSYAEAAQVCGCPVGTIRSRVARARTDLINAADRGDRALDADDSAGR, encoded by the coding sequence GTGAAGGGCAACGCGGACTTCGCGGGGATCGACCGTGGTGGCGATGAATTCTGCCGCGAAGACGACGCGGTTACCCGCCTTGCCCTGTCAGCCGGTCGGGGTGACCCCGACGCTCTCGAGCAGTTCGTGAGGTCCACCCGGCGCGATGTGTGGCGCTTGATGGCATACCTGGCCGATGTCGGCAGCGCGGACGACCTCACCCAGGAGACGTTCCTGCGCGCCATCGGTTCGCTGCCGCGCTTCGCCGGGCGATCTTCGGCGCGAACGTGGCTGTTGTCCATCGCGCGGCGAGTCGTCGTCGACCAGATCCGTCGCGATCGGTGCCGTCCGCGTGCCACCGCGACGGACTTGCACAATGTCGTCGAACTGGACAGGTTTCAGGGCCAGCGTCGCGCTGGCGCCCAGTTCGAGGAAGTCGTTGAGATCAGGATGCTGCTAGACCGTCTCGACACCGACCGGCGGCAAGCTCTCCTACTGACTCAGGTGTTTGGTTTGTCCTACGCCGAGGCCGCCCAGGTTTGTGGCTGCCCGGTCGGCACCATCCGGTCACGGGTCGCACGGGCTCGGACCGACCTGATCAACGCAGCAGACCGAGGCGATCGCGCGCTCGACGCCGACGATTCCGCCGGACGCTAG